From the genome of Uranotaenia lowii strain MFRU-FL chromosome 1, ASM2978415v1, whole genome shotgun sequence, one region includes:
- the LOC129756362 gene encoding uncharacterized protein LOC129756362: protein MVWRRSSDIPFPSVWHRFQAKSGTSDRQAWYVVQDLPEELFEAAVQNMTGPFSRDELMNRTLGFEQDTLAMNTIISQWREMVSQRLSLVCFEEGSSKIVGLNIVASSNESDDSFQFPSAIFQTIFDAIGYICKSANVFDKYGVNEYLSSMGLSVEPEYRGRGIATEILRARVPLCRAVGLRLTSTCFTGPASQHAARKAGFVEDFSVQYGALVEVDRRFVFPGIEQERCSYMSLSIN from the exons ATGGTTTGGAGACGTTCGTCTGATATTCCGTTTCCTTCCGTTTGGCACCGATTTCAGGCCAAATCCGGAACTAGCGATCGACAGGCATGGTACGTTGTTCAAGATCTACCGGAGGAACTTTTCGAGGCGGCCGTCCAAAATATGACCGGTCCATTTTCCCGGGATGAACTGATGAATCGAACATTGGGCTTTGAACAGGACACACTGGCGATGAACACGATCATCAGCCAGTGGCGCGAGATGGTTAGCCAAAGGTTGTCCCTAGTGTGCTTCGAAGAAGGTTCCAGCAAAATTGTCGGTCTAAATATCGTGGCA TCATCGAATGAATCCGACGACAGTTTTCAGTTCCCCAGTGCCATATTTCAAACAATCTTCGACGCCATCGGGTACATCTGTAAATCGGCGAACGTTTTCGACAAATACGGAGTCAACGAGTaccttag cTCGATGGGACTTTCCGTAGAGCCGGAATACCGAGGTCGAGGAATTGCAACCGAGATTCTCAGGGCACGGGTTCCACTTTGTCGAGCTGTAGGCCTCCGACTGACGTCAACCTGTTTTACCGGACCAGCTTCTCAGCATGCGGCTCGGAAGGCAGGCTTCGTCGAAGACTTCTCTGTACAATATGGAGCCCTCGTGGAAGTTGACAGACGGTTTGTGTTTCCGGGAATCGAACAGGAACGGTGCAGTTATATGAGTTTGAGCATCAATTAA